Genomic window (Paenibacillus sp. PK3_47):
TCGACAGTGATATAGTTCCAGCCGTATTCTTTGAGATGCTGTGCCATGTATTCCGCATTGCCGCGGATTTCAGCTTCCGTTACGGCTGCGCCGTAGCAGTCCCAGCTGTTCCAGCCCAGCGGAGGCGTAGGTGCTGCAAGCTTATGGTTCATTGTAAATCTCCTTTGCTGATGTATTATTGCTCTCGTCTGTTCCATCATAATCAAGGAGATTAGCAATATCTATAGTAATCTTACAAGTCTGATAGCACTATATTGCGGTCAATCAAAAAACAATCTGCGATACGCAAGGCTTTCGCCCCCGCTGCGGAAATCTCCCGGTGTAACGCCGGTCAGACTGCGGAACGCCTTGATAAAATAACTGCCGCTGGAGTAGCCAACCTGCCCGGCAATCGTTTCAACGCTGAGGGGGGTTCCCCTGAGAAGCTCCATCGCCTTCTCCGTGCGGACCCGGGTCAGATAGGCGCCGGGAGTCAGTCCTGTGCTGGCCGAAAAGCTGCGGATCAGGTGATATTTGGATAAGGAGACATGCTCGGACAGCTGGTCAATGCTGATCATCCGTGAATAGTTATGCTCTATGAATTCAGCAGCACGCCGTACATTCTCCGGCCAGTTATCCCTGTTGCGCAGCGTCGCGGCCTGAAGCCTGGACAATTCAGTCATGAATTGATAAATGCAGGAGGAGGCGATCAGGGGATCGGAGATTCTGCCTGCCGCGGCATCGTTCACAATCATCCGCAGCAGCCGGACGGGTGCGCTATCCGGAGGCAGATACGGGACTTCCCCGGCTTCACGCAGAAATTTGCGCCAATGGGGCAGGATCAGGTCGGGCCGGAACAGCAGGAACAGGAATTCCCACGGCTCGGACGAATCCGGATGATAGTAATAGCGGTGGGGGCCGGGAATTTCAGCGAGAAAAGCCTGTCCCGCCGTAACCCGGTGAGTCCGGTTCCCCGACTCGTATATGCCTTCACCGGAGAGCGTGTACTGGAACAGCAGCAGAGGGCCGTCACTGCGCTCCATTCCGTCCCAGTGATAATCAGGGGTGGTGATGCAATCGCTGCCTGCCGCAAACAAAACGCAGAGCTGAAGCTCCTTATCCTCCGCAAACCGGAAGCCGTAGGTGCCTCTCGGGATATCCATAAACGTCCTCCTTGTTGGAAGGACTTCTTATCTGACGCCCTTCTTCATTCTCTGTAGTTTACCATATCACTTTACTTGCTTTATAAAAACAGACTTTAGCAGACTTTCATTGAAAATCCCGGAAACCTTTGTTACTGTTACAAAAGAAAGGCGAGAAGCTGCGAAGGAAGGTAGACAGATGTCACGGATGAAAGTGTACAGAGCAACAGAAGACAATGTTAAAGTAATCGGTCGGACCTATTACAGCAATGATGTGCGGTGGCTGGCCCTCTCGGGCGGCGGTGTTGAATTTTCATTCCGCGGTAGAAAAGCGGAGGTTACCTTAAAGGGGGATGCCATTGCCCTGACCGGCAACAATCTGGCCCGGGTCGGCATCAGCGTAAATGGAAAGCGGGTCATTGACGATCAGATCGGTCAGCCGCTCAAAACGTATACAGTATTTGAAAGCAGCACGGAGCAGGAAGTCATCATCCGGATCACCAAACTGTCTGAAGCGGCTATGTCAACGGTCGGGATTCAGGAAATTGCTGTTGATGCCGAGGACGGTATTAAGCCAACTCCAAAAAATATACATACCATTGAATTCATCGGCGATTCCATTACCTGCGGCTATGGTGTAGATGATGAGCATGCACTGCATTCTTTTTCCACGGCAACGGAGGATGTCACCAAAACCTATTCTTACCTGGCGGCAGAGCAGCTTCAGGCTGACTACAGCATGGTTTCCTACAGCGGATACGGCATTATTACCGGCTACACCGAAAATGATCAAAAGCTGACCACCCATCTGCTGCCGGATTATTATGAGAAAGTGGGCAAGTCTGAAGGGAAGTTTGAAGACCGCGTGCTGCCGCAGGAGCTGCCTTGGGATTTCAGCACATTTACCCCTGAACTGATTGTCATTAATCTTGGAACGAATGATGATTCTTATACCCAGGACGATCCCGGCAGACAGCAGGAGTATGAGGAACAATATGTCCAATTTCTAAAAATGGTCCGTCGGAACAATGCCAATGCTGCGATTCTCTGCACACTGGGGATTATGGGGGACAGGCTGTATCCTTATGTCGGGCAAGCTGTGGAACAATATACGCTGGACACCGGCGACAGCAAGATTTCGGCGATGAAATTTGATGTGCAGCTGGAAGCTGACGGCTACGCAGCCGATTACCACCCGTCCCGGGCAACTCACCGTAAGGCAGCAGATAAGCTGACTGTGCATATTAAAGAACTGATGAACTGGTAATTTAACAATAACTTGCGGGGAAAGGAGGCGCATACCATTGGAGAATCGCGGAAGATTGTCTGGTACTTCTGCCACTCATGCAAAGCCTGGAATTGGAAAGGCGATACTTTGCATGGGGCGAAACGTTTGACTTTATCGCTGACTAAGCTTTTCTGACGACCGGCTTTGCACCTTATTTCAAATCATACGAATAAGGGGCGGGCACTCATGAAATATATTAACGCATCCAAGGTTTTACCTGAACTGCTGATTAAGGAAATCCAGAAATATGTTCAAGGGGAAACGCTGTATATACCGAAAGAAGAATCAGAATATAAAGATTGGGGAAGTCTGAGCGGCGGAAGAAAGCTGCTGGACCAGCGCAATGCGGCGATCCGTCAAGCTTTTGACAACAACCGCAGTATTGAGCAGCTGGCAGGGGAGTATTTCCTGTCAGCCGAAACGATCAAAAAAATTGTCTATTCGCATAAATAGCAGAAGAGCACTGGTGAAGAGAATTCATCAGTGTTTTTTCGTATGCCAAAGATGATTCCAAGTCATTGTCTTCATATTAAAGTCCTGGACTCAGCCCTTACAATAGACTGGTAACACCAAGAGCAGGAATTGAGCATGAGAAGAAAGTGAGGACCTTTTACAATGACTAATCCCCACAGCAGAAGCAGGCATCTGATTGATCCGGAGATCATTCAGGCCATTGATTTGATACCAACTGCCGATCTTAACCTGGCTTCACTAATGGAATCGCGCAGCAAACAGGCGCAGATGCTACCGCAGGCAGATATAACGGAGCTGTACCCGGTTACCTATGAGATGAAAAGAATCCCGAGTTCCTTTGGCGGACCGGATATCCGGATTGAGATCATAAAAGCCGTAAAGCCCAAGGCTAACAAAATGCCGCTCTACTATTCGATCCACGGCGGCGGTATGGTGATGGGAAGTCCTGCCGGAGACCGTGCAGGGAATGCAGCGCTTGCTGCGCAGCATGGGTTCTGTACGGTATCAGTCTATTACCGTCTGGCACCGGAGCATGTACAGCCCAGCCAGCTGCAGGATTGCTACTCGGGCCTGAAGTGGTGCATTGAGCATGCAGAGGAACTGGGAATCGATATTCAAAAAGTGGCGGTCGGAGGCTCAAGCGCAGGCGCTGGTCTCGCAGCCGGTCTGGCTCTGTTCATCCGTGACCGGCAGGAGTTTGCCATTCATCATTTGCGGCTGCTCAGACCCATGCTGGATGACCGCACGGCTGTTAAGCCGGAGCATCCCTATGCAGGAGAGTATGTCTGGACCCGGCAGAGCAATTATTTTGGCTGGAAATCTGTATTAGGACATGAGCCGGGCCAGAAGTCTGTCAGTGAATACTACGTACCTGCCCGTGCGGAGTCACTGGCCGGGTTACCTCCGACGTATATGAATATTGGAACCGTGGACCTTTTTATAGACGAATGTATAGTATTTGCCCAAAAGCTGGTGCGAAACGGGGTGCCTGTAGAATTGCATGTCTACCCCGGTTACCATCATCTGTCTCCTATGTATCCTGATGCCCATTACTCCATTGAGGGCGCAAGCTCCAGTGAACATGCCCTGCTGAAGGCGTTGCAGCTGCTGTAAAGGGGCACTAAAAAAGCGTACCCGCAAGACGGGCACGCTTTATTTTTACATATTAAAAGTAAGGTGTTTTACATATCCAAATCTGTAAATGCGTAAGGCAGCAGCTCTTTCAGCTTCAGTTCCAATATATCCTGTTTGTCATTAGTTAAATAGACGGGCATATCCGGCGAGCAGAATTCAGCCATAACCTGTCTGCAAATGCTGCAGGGCGGAAGATAATTTTCGGTATCCCCTGCAATCGCAATCGCCTGGAAATCACCTTTGGTATAGCCGTTTGTAATTGCCGTAAAAAATGCTGTCCGCTCGGCGCAATTCGTTGCTCCAAACGATACATTTTCCACATTCACCCCGTTAATTACAGTTCCGTCCTTAAGCAGCAAAGCCGCTCCGACCGGGAATTTGGAATAAGGGATATACGCGGATTTTTTAATATTACGTGCACTTTCCACTAATTGCTCTTTGTTCATAATCATTCACCCTTTTGTAATAAGAATGAACCTGCAAGGTCCCCTTATCGCCAGCATCATGCCGGCAGGACTTCTAATATTATAGATAGAGCGGAAGTTTGTCAATGTGGAGTGCTGTGACGAATGCTCCGGGAATCCGCCTCAAATTCGACAAGGTTTAAATGCGTTTATTTATCTTCAAAAGTGTGTGTTTATGGACTATAATGTTCACTAGAGTTTATATTAATACGTTTTTTCCAAAACACATAAGTCTGGAGTGCTGAACTGTGATCAGAAAAGCGAGTATCATGCAGGTCTACCGGGATAGTTATGAGGAGTATAAGAAGCGTCACGATGAACTGTGGCCCGAAATGGCTGAAGAGCTGAAGAACCATGGCGCACACAACTATTCTATTTTTCTGGATGAAGAAACAGGAAATCTGTTTGCTTACCTGGAGATTGAGGATGAAGCGAAATGGGAGCAGATGTCCCGGACAGAGATTTGCCAAAAGTGGTGGGTATATATGGAGCCGCTGATGGAGACGAATCCTGACCACAGCCCGGTGTCCAAGAACTTGAAGGAAGTATTTTATTTAAAATAAATCAGCAGGGGGCTGACCCGAAGCCATGTATTGGCCCGGGTCAGCCCCTTTTACATATAACCGTTACTCCGCCTGCGCCAGACTCATCTCTACACTCATCAGAATAAAGGCCCCGGCTCCGTGCAGGTCATTTTCGCTGGTCGGGCGGGCGATGTAGTGGGCGTAATCGCCGATGCCTGTGCCGATGCAGATTTTGCCGATCCGCAGGCTGCCGTCTTCGTCAAAAGTCAGCGTGTCGATGACTCCCTGATAGCCTTTCCACGCATATTTCATATACTCAGCTTCCAGGTAACCAAGTCTGACTGCCTTAGCTATGGCCTGCACGAATAGAGCGGTACAGGAGTTTTCCAGCCAGTTGTCCGGGCGGCCGCCTTTATCAATCACCTGATACCACAGTCCGGTAGCCGGGTCCTGGAATTTCACCAGTGCGGAAAGCAGATTCTGCAGAATATTGATCAATGTCTCTCTGTCCTTGTGCTGTTCCGGGAACTGCTCCAGCATTTCCAGCAGTGCTACAGGGAACCAGCCGATTGCCCGTCCCCAGAACTCCGGCGCCAGTCCGGTCTGCGGATCGGCCCATGCCGCTTCTTTGGTCTCGTCCCAGCCATGATAGAGAAGACCGGTAACTGGGTCCTTGGTGTGCTGTTCCATCAGAATCGCCTGATAGGCCATCAGATCAAAATATTCATCCTCGCCAAAGGTTCTGGCATACTGCGTTGCGATAGGACCTGCCATATACAGACCGTCCAGCCACATCTGGTTCGGGTAACGCTCCTTATGCCAAAAGCCGCCTGACGGATTGGTTTTCCAGGTCTTCAGCAGCGGGACCAGGGTATGGAGTGCCTTACGGTAGCGTTCATCTCCGGTCTGCTCCAGCAGATTGAACAGCAGCACGCCGGGCTGAATATCATCCAGCTCGTTGGCGTTGAATTTTCGGATGCTGCCGTCGCTCAGGATCTGGCTGTCCACCCAGTCTTTGATGTAATTATAGTATTCCGGCTTTTTTGTCTCCCGCCAGCATTTCTCCATCCCTGATAAAAAAACGCCCTGATGATAATGGAATCGGTCGGGCGGAAGCTCCTCGGGCTTAAATTTCTTCATGAGCGTATCGCAGGCAAGCTGTGCCCATTCAATCGGGGACAACGAAGCCCCGGTTCCTGTGGTGTCTCCTGAGGATGGTGCAGTGTTAGTCATCAGATTTACGACCTCCTTTTCAATTTAAGCCTATGCTATCACAATAAAACACACATTATTTGCGCATATGGACTAATTCTTCTTATATCTTGCGCAACTGGACAGTGCGGTCTATGCTGGAGACAGATAAGATAGCGGAAGGCGGGCGCAGGATGGAAGAGATCGGTTATAACAACGGCAGGGAGACCTTCTCCGTGTCATACCGGAAGGCGAAAAGCCATCATATGCAGACTAATCATTTTCACAGTACCTATGAGATCTTTCATCTCATGAAGGGCAAACGGACCTTCTTCATCAAAGACAGGACGATGGTGGTGGACGAGGGTCATATTATTATTATTGCGCCGGATGTGCTGCACCGGACGACGGATGCCCAGGCTTCCGGATATGAGCGGCTGGTGATTAATATTCACGGTGAGGAGCTCCCCTGGACAGACGGGATATCCCGGGAATTCATCCGGCCGCTGTTCGCTGAGGACTATCTGATTATAAAATGTCCCCTGCAGGAACGCCTGATGATCGATGAAATCTCGCACAGCATCCTCAGGGAGATCAGGGAGCAGCCCCCCGGCTTCGAGCTTTATGCCCAGACGCTTGTACTGCAGCTGATCATTGCCTGCTGCCGGCAGGTGATCCAGAGCAGCACAGAACCTTCCGAAGCCCCGAGCCCGGCACATGAACGGATTATGGAGGTTGTCCGGTTTATCAACAGCCAGTATATGCAGGACCTTTCACTGCCGGCAGTGGCGGAGAAGTTCTACGTGAGTCCCTATTATTTAAGCCGTTTCTTTAAAGAAGCCACAGGCTTCACCTTTGTAGAGTATTTGAACAGCGTACGGGTGAAGGAAGCGAAGCAGCTGCTTGAGCAGACTTCGCTGAAGGCCAGCCTGATCGCCAGAAAAGTGGGGTTTGGCAGCATAACGCATTTCGGCCGGGTGTTCAAGCAGGTCACGGGCCATGCGCCGCTGTATTACCGGAAGAGGTAGTGTGGCGTCGCCGGGAAAAGAGCGTATTGTACCCGAAAAATTGAGTACAATGGGGCCCGGCGCCGTGAGGAGCGCCCAATGTACTCGAAAAACCGAGTACATTGCGCTCCGTCGCCGTGAAAAGCCCCCAATGTACTCGAAAAACCGAGTACAATACGCCCCGGCGCCGTGAGGAGCCCCCAATGTACTCGAAAAACCGAGTACATTGCGCCCCGGCGCCGAGAAGAGCCCCCACTGTACTCGAAAAACCGAGTACAATACGCCCCGGCGCCGTGAAAAGCCCCCAATGTACTCGAAAAACCGAGTACAATACGCCCCGGCGCCGTGAAAAGCCCCCAATGTACTCGAAAAACCGAGTACATTGCACCCCGGCGTCGCGAGGAGCCCCCAATGTACTCGAAAAACCGAGTACATTGCGCCCCGGCGCCGTGAAAAGCGCCCAATGTACTCGAAAAACCGAGTACAATACGCCCCGGCGCCGAGAAGAGCGCCCACTGCACTCGAAAAACCGAGTACATTGCATCCCGGCGCCGTGAAAAGCGCCCAATGTACTCGAAAAACCGAGTACATTTCACCCCGGCGCCGTGAAAAGTGCCCACTGTACTCGAAAAACCGAGTACATTGCACTCCGGCGCCGCGAGGAGCGCCCACTGTACTCGAAAAATCGAGTACATTGCATCCCGGCGCCGTGAAAAGCGCCCAATGTACTCGAAAAACCGAGTACATTGCGCCCCGGCTAAGGGCTGCACCTAAATCAGCCCATCCCTTTCCTTGATTTCATACACTTCAAGTTGTAAGTGCGACCGTGGGCTTTGCCATATTTGATGATCCGCTGAAGCATGCTGCTATCCGGAAGCTTGGTGAACGGGCAGGGGTCTGGAGCGGTATTTACTTCAAGAATCCATAGTTTAAAATGCCGGTCGATGGCAATATCCACACCAATCTCCTGCAGGCCGGGATAAGCCGTTGCCAGCTGTCTCGCGCACTTTACCCCGATACGCTTCATTTCCGCTATCAATGCGTTGCTCTTCTCTGAGCTTGTGTTGGCGTTCAGCAGCACCTCTGCCGGAAATATAGTTCCTCCCTGGCTGCCGTTGGTGACCACTTTGCGGGGATGGGCGACGCGTCCTGCAAGCCCGGTAGCTTCCCATGCGCCCTTAAGATTCCGCTGCACCATTACCCGGATATCGAAAGGACGTCCCTTATAGGCCAGCAGCCGGACCCCTTTTTGCGCCAGATAGGGTTTTCCTTGAGTTTCACTATGAATTGCCTGGTATGCCCTGCGGTAACCCTTGAATTTGCGCACGACCGTACCTGCCTGATATCTCCAGCTGCTGTCCCCATACCGTTCAACCCGGATTACCCCCTGGCCCAAGGAACCGCAGCATGGCTTGATGTACACCATTTTGTATCTGCCAAGCATGTCCAGGAGGATGGCCTGATCCATTTTTCGAGTTACCGGAATATGTCTTCTTAACTCCGGACTTCGGAGCAGCACCCTAGTCTTCGTCAGCTTGTTGGATATTCGCGTCAGCTGCTTTTTCATCCTGTCCCTCCGTTCCTGAAATGTCTGTAGGCTATTGTACGGGAATACGGGGCTTTTTGATTGGGCGGATGCACAGGAACAGAACACCCGGTTCACATTGTACATATGATTATTGCAGGTGTATATTAATGCGGCTGCAGGTGCGGCCAACAGGAGGCGGCCAGAATGCCGTTCGGCGATTTGCAGAAAAAAGTGCTTGAAGTCATCGGGGAGTTCCCATGGTACAAGGGGCTTCTCAGCGGTGAGAGGGGGGAGTACAGTCTGCAGGATCTTCCTCTGCTCACGTCAGAAATTATGGACACCTATTATTACAGCCGGACCGCCGACCCGTCGCTGGCTGTATACCGCACATCCGGTACAAGCTCAGGCAAAAGAAAATCGATTGTATATTCTGCGGAAGACGACAGGCACTATGTGGACATCAAAACAAAGCTGTATGCCAAACTGCTTGCGGGCAGCGGCTGCAGCAAGGCTTTGGCGGATATGGGCACCGGACATGCAGCGAACACGGCGCTGGCTATTTTTGAACGGCTGGGTATGAAAAGCTGCTCAATTCCGTTCGAGCTCCCGGTCGCGCAGCATATCGAAGCTCTTCAGGATTTTCAGCCGGATTTGCTGTACACAATGCCTTCTATTCTGGATCATATCGTCCATGCTGCCGCAGATCCGCAGTCCTTCGGAATCCGCAAAATCATACTGGTCGGTGAGATCGCCTCACCGGAATGGCAGAGGAATATGGCCGCCGTGTTCGGCCTTGAGCCGCGCGACATTATCGATACGTACGGGTCTATTGAAATAGGCACAATTGCGTATTATGACCATGATGCGGGCCGGTATATTTTTGCAGACGGAATTGCTGCAGAGGGAATCGGGACACAGGAGCTGGGAGGGGAGCTCGAACCGCTGGGTCAGGGCGAAAGTATCCTGGTGCTTACATCACATGTCCGCAGGAAGCTGCCTGCTTTACGTTTTGTTACCTATGATGTGGTCAGGGATTTTCGGCCCGTAGTGATCGACGGTGTGGAGAAGCAGAGCTTTGCGGCCATTGTCAAAAGGGTAGGCAAAGAGCTCAAGCACGGCGAGAAAATCAGCCTGTACGATATCGAACAGGTCGTATACCGCCATCTGAAGGATGCGATCATCCGGGTCAGAGTGAAGAACAACGCGCTGGCAGTCTATATTAAAAGCAAATCCGCAGACCCATCCGTCATCGCGGCGGTCCGGGAGGAGATCAGGGAATGTATTCCGGAGATCGGCCTGATGATCCGCAATGGGCTGCTTGGCGATATTGAGGTGATTTTGGCCGCCGAAGGCGACCAGCTGGACAGCGGTAAGGTCAAGAACAAGAAGCTGTATTATGAGCAGAATGCAGGCGGTCCAGGGATAGACACCGCAGGCGGTATTTTGTCCAAAATAGGAAATACACCGCTCATCAAGCTGAATACGCTGTTCCGGAACAGTAAATTTGAAGTTTACGCCAAGCTGGAGCTGCTGAATCCGGGGGGAAGCGCCAAAGACCGGCCGGCCCTGCGGATGATTACCGAGGCCTGGAAAGAAGGGAGCATAGGTCCGGGTTCGGTCATTATTGAATCGAGTTCGGGCAATATGGCGATTAGCCTGGCGATGATCTGCAGCTGCTTGGGAATGCGTTTTATCTGCGTGGTAGACCCCAGAACGACGCGTACGAACCTGCAGATCCTGAAGGCGCTGAACGCAGAGATTGCTTATGTGGACGAACCGGATCCCGAAACCGGGGAGTTCCTGCCCGCGAGGCTGAACCGTGTGCAGCAGCTCCTGCGGGAGATGCCGGGCAGCTATTGGCCCAACCAGTATGGCAATCCCCATAATTATTTGTCCCAT
Coding sequences:
- a CDS encoding AraC family transcriptional regulator, with the translated sequence MDIPRGTYGFRFAEDKELQLCVLFAAGSDCITTPDYHWDGMERSDGPLLLFQYTLSGEGIYESGNRTHRVTAGQAFLAEIPGPHRYYYHPDSSEPWEFLFLLFRPDLILPHWRKFLREAGEVPYLPPDSAPVRLLRMIVNDAAAGRISDPLIASSCIYQFMTELSRLQAATLRNRDNWPENVRRAAEFIEHNYSRMISIDQLSEHVSLSKYHLIRSFSASTGLTPGAYLTRVRTEKAMELLRGTPLSVETIAGQVGYSSGSYFIKAFRSLTGVTPGDFRSGGESLAYRRLFFD
- a CDS encoding SGNH/GDSL hydrolase family protein is translated as MSRMKVYRATEDNVKVIGRTYYSNDVRWLALSGGGVEFSFRGRKAEVTLKGDAIALTGNNLARVGISVNGKRVIDDQIGQPLKTYTVFESSTEQEVIIRITKLSEAAMSTVGIQEIAVDAEDGIKPTPKNIHTIEFIGDSITCGYGVDDEHALHSFSTATEDVTKTYSYLAAEQLQADYSMVSYSGYGIITGYTENDQKLTTHLLPDYYEKVGKSEGKFEDRVLPQELPWDFSTFTPELIVINLGTNDDSYTQDDPGRQQEYEEQYVQFLKMVRRNNANAAILCTLGIMGDRLYPYVGQAVEQYTLDTGDSKISAMKFDVQLEADGYAADYHPSRATHRKAADKLTVHIKELMNW
- a CDS encoding CD3324 family protein, which encodes MKYINASKVLPELLIKEIQKYVQGETLYIPKEESEYKDWGSLSGGRKLLDQRNAAIRQAFDNNRSIEQLAGEYFLSAETIKKIVYSHK
- a CDS encoding alpha/beta hydrolase fold domain-containing protein, which codes for MTNPHSRSRHLIDPEIIQAIDLIPTADLNLASLMESRSKQAQMLPQADITELYPVTYEMKRIPSSFGGPDIRIEIIKAVKPKANKMPLYYSIHGGGMVMGSPAGDRAGNAALAAQHGFCTVSVYYRLAPEHVQPSQLQDCYSGLKWCIEHAEELGIDIQKVAVGGSSAGAGLAAGLALFIRDRQEFAIHHLRLLRPMLDDRTAVKPEHPYAGEYVWTRQSNYFGWKSVLGHEPGQKSVSEYYVPARAESLAGLPPTYMNIGTVDLFIDECIVFAQKLVRNGVPVELHVYPGYHHLSPMYPDAHYSIEGASSSEHALLKALQLL
- a CDS encoding cytidine deaminase, with amino-acid sequence MNKEQLVESARNIKKSAYIPYSKFPVGAALLLKDGTVINGVNVENVSFGATNCAERTAFFTAITNGYTKGDFQAIAIAGDTENYLPPCSICRQVMAEFCSPDMPVYLTNDKQDILELKLKELLPYAFTDLDM
- the rhaM gene encoding L-rhamnose mutarotase codes for the protein MIRKASIMQVYRDSYEEYKKRHDELWPEMAEELKNHGAHNYSIFLDEETGNLFAYLEIEDEAKWEQMSRTEICQKWWVYMEPLMETNPDHSPVSKNLKEVFYLK
- a CDS encoding glycoside hydrolase family 88 protein, translating into MTNTAPSSGDTTGTGASLSPIEWAQLACDTLMKKFKPEELPPDRFHYHQGVFLSGMEKCWRETKKPEYYNYIKDWVDSQILSDGSIRKFNANELDDIQPGVLLFNLLEQTGDERYRKALHTLVPLLKTWKTNPSGGFWHKERYPNQMWLDGLYMAGPIATQYARTFGEDEYFDLMAYQAILMEQHTKDPVTGLLYHGWDETKEAAWADPQTGLAPEFWGRAIGWFPVALLEMLEQFPEQHKDRETLINILQNLLSALVKFQDPATGLWYQVIDKGGRPDNWLENSCTALFVQAIAKAVRLGYLEAEYMKYAWKGYQGVIDTLTFDEDGSLRIGKICIGTGIGDYAHYIARPTSENDLHGAGAFILMSVEMSLAQAE
- a CDS encoding AraC family transcriptional regulator, coding for MEEIGYNNGRETFSVSYRKAKSHHMQTNHFHSTYEIFHLMKGKRTFFIKDRTMVVDEGHIIIIAPDVLHRTTDAQASGYERLVINIHGEELPWTDGISREFIRPLFAEDYLIIKCPLQERLMIDEISHSILREIREQPPGFELYAQTLVLQLIIACCRQVIQSSTEPSEAPSPAHERIMEVVRFINSQYMQDLSLPAVAEKFYVSPYYLSRFFKEATGFTFVEYLNSVRVKEAKQLLEQTSLKASLIARKVGFGSITHFGRVFKQVTGHAPLYYRKR
- a CDS encoding YheC/YheD family protein, with amino-acid sequence MKKQLTRISNKLTKTRVLLRSPELRRHIPVTRKMDQAILLDMLGRYKMVYIKPCCGSLGQGVIRVERYGDSSWRYQAGTVVRKFKGYRRAYQAIHSETQGKPYLAQKGVRLLAYKGRPFDIRVMVQRNLKGAWEATGLAGRVAHPRKVVTNGSQGGTIFPAEVLLNANTSSEKSNALIAEMKRIGVKCARQLATAYPGLQEIGVDIAIDRHFKLWILEVNTAPDPCPFTKLPDSSMLQRIIKYGKAHGRTYNLKCMKSRKGMG
- the sbnA gene encoding 2,3-diaminopropionate biosynthesis protein SbnA encodes the protein MPFGDLQKKVLEVIGEFPWYKGLLSGERGEYSLQDLPLLTSEIMDTYYYSRTADPSLAVYRTSGTSSGKRKSIVYSAEDDRHYVDIKTKLYAKLLAGSGCSKALADMGTGHAANTALAIFERLGMKSCSIPFELPVAQHIEALQDFQPDLLYTMPSILDHIVHAAADPQSFGIRKIILVGEIASPEWQRNMAAVFGLEPRDIIDTYGSIEIGTIAYYDHDAGRYIFADGIAAEGIGTQELGGELEPLGQGESILVLTSHVRRKLPALRFVTYDVVRDFRPVVIDGVEKQSFAAIVKRVGKELKHGEKISLYDIEQVVYRHLKDAIIRVRVKNNALAVYIKSKSADPSVIAAVREEIRECIPEIGLMIRNGLLGDIEVILAAEGDQLDSGKVKNKKLYYEQNAGGPGIDTAGGILSKIGNTPLIKLNTLFRNSKFEVYAKLELLNPGGSAKDRPALRMITEAWKEGSIGPGSVIIESSSGNMAISLAMICSCLGMRFICVVDPRTTRTNLQILKALNAEIAYVDEPDPETGEFLPARLNRVQQLLREMPGSYWPNQYGNPHNYLSHYHTTMKEMVTALERLDYLFCSVSTCGTIRGLAEYARDHGLKTKIIAVDAEGSIIFGGKKGKRRFPGLGAGIVPPFYRQDLIHRNLYVSDWEIVEGCRALAQQESILAGASSGGNIAAVRQMEQEIEAGAVCAVILHDRGERYLDTVFSESWVQREFGRRDPIKDGERRK